Within the Glycine max cultivar Williams 82 chromosome 12, Glycine_max_v4.0, whole genome shotgun sequence genome, the region TGATGGTTGAGCAACAATAGATGTTTTGAAGCAGTTGTTTTTAGCTTATAGTATTGGGTCTCTATTCTCTACTTCACGAATGGTTATTCTGTCATTTCGTTCTTTTGGGGCCATGGCCGTATATATTACCCGTAATTTGACCTTCGATCACgtcaacccaaaaaaaaaaaaaaactaacactcTAACGAAactaattcaaaatgaaaagagataattgaataaaaaaagtcgGCACAAAATACATACATGTGTCTAGTTTTTGGAcaggttttatatatataagagtgtggtgatatatatatatatatatatatatatatatatatatatatatatatatatatatatatatatatatatatatatatatatatagttgtgtGATTTTGACTGATACTGCATTTGTggcaaataacattttttttataactatagAATATAGATTGTAATTATGATTTCTTTACATATACATGGAACTTTATTTGCTAGGTATTGAGTACAAACTTATAGAATGATCAAATGGTATTGTTTTTACCCACGATTGTTTCAGGGGAGCATACTTATTTGGAAGTGAGAAATAATGTATCAAACACCAAACGAGGGGCAGTAAAAGTGGTGATTGAATTGTACTTTAGAGCCGAATTCGAGATGGCACGGGCCAATGAAGAgtacaacaaattaattaagcgATTACCCGAAGTATTTGTTGGTAAATCAGACAGATTAAGAGCGTTAGTCAAGATTATGTGCTCAGCATCGAAAAAATGcatgaaggagaaaaaaatgcaCATTGGACCATGGAGGAAACACAAGTACATGCAAGCTAAGTGGTTCAGCACGTGCGAAATGTCCACAACGGAATCACTGCCTACGATAATGAACTCTGCTCAGCAACCAAAATCTAAGGCTTCAATGCTCACTTTTGATTTATTAGATAACATTATTCACGGGTTGCACTGTACTACAGTTGAGGTCGTGTGAAAATGGGATGATGAGGAATCttgttaattatgttttcatgtcATAATAGTATATGGCTGTGTTAAAATACTGTAAAAATTTAGTAAGTTAATATGATGATCatcgtttttcttttttttcttttatgctaTTGGTATgaattatgaaatatatattaattttgtcaatAATTAATCTTGACTAGAAATTAGTTTTAGTAAGATTTTTCTTTCAGTCACGTATTTCTTGATCTTGCTGAGAATTTGTTTAAGTGattcaaaacatattttatttggatCAAGGATGAGGATCATAGTTTTTTAGTTGAACGACCTACCaagaataaggaaaaaaatattagctCAATTATTAATGTGTGATGGAAAACTGAAAATTTCTAGTTAAATGTAAGACCTTGTTTGGcgcattattgttttatttgtgttttttttcattttcatgacCTTGtatctcttttttcatttttgattcATTTTGATGACCTTGTTTCTCTTTTGATAAATCCTAACTGTGTGGAGAACATGCTATTCGCATAAACTAAAAAGTatattacaacaacaacaagaagaagcagctgTCTAATGTAAATAGCAATATTGTTAAGACTTAAACGGAGCCTGAAGTTATCAACTTCCAAGTTAGCTCCAcgtgagaatatttttttaagatcacATATATTCTAcagatgtaattatatttgagtTAGGGTTACGAGTTCTGACAGATtcagaaatattttttagtgggaaaaaaaataacttattatattttcgcaggcaaaaaatattataagcttttagagaaattaggaatgattaaaattaaaaatataaaattaggaCCAATTTATTTATCTGCTGATAAAATtgctatcaatttttttatatgaattaaattaatactaatttatttcgtcttttatcatttattgttttttacattcagttttaacaataattattttgtgggagcaacatttattttttttatggggaAAGATAAGACAATTACTTGacatattaagtaaaaaaatactttgtgGGACAATTGCCCCATTACCTCCACTATGGATCTGCCACTGATTAGGAGCTACAAGACTTTTTAAACTCAAAATTACTCCTGGTCAATAGGGGAAAAGAATTATTGGTtcaattcaataaatatttaatgtcaCTTGAATATAGTTCCCCCTCTCTCAAAGTATTATTCTAACACACCATCAATAGTTTGAGTGGTATTGAATTCGATACTTTTAAACAAGTTttctaagttttaaaaaaaagaagcattccCACACTAAATTATTCGGGCTGTTAACAAGTGGCTTCTTCAGGGCTTAAACTCCTCTTCCTAGCCCAATCCTATTGTGGGTCCTGAATAAGGGCCGACACGGGTTCTCTGGCAAACTTAACAGTTAGGAAAGAAAGTAAgacaaaatgagaaaaaaaaaatacaagtaaagGAGAAATAAGAGAATTTGTCAACTTTTTGTCcatgatttatttttgttcacatttctgttcattcatataatataaaaatgacaaaaaaattaaaaatttgtttcttCCTGGGTTCTCTTTAAAATCAAACGTGGGGGCAGAAATAGGGATAGCATAATATCTCTTATtttacatgtaaaaaaaataatatgatcgAAATTAACATTGGAAGGAAGTTTGGAACAAAGTTCAAGATAATAAGAGTTTCGTATTCACAATGTGATGTTGTTTGTTTATTCAACACGCGTACGCTTTCATAACATGTACCTACATGCTTGCATATCCCACATAGGGTTTaatctttttaacttttaagtaaatagctaattaaagaaaaatattaatttaatgttatataagaTTTGATATGTCGCGTCAcgaaatataaacaaaaagactatgcaaaaaaaaaaaaaaaaaacgagatCTTgagaataagaaattaaatttataatactcttttttttttctttcaattatatCTAATAGAAAGCATTATAGTTAACTGAAAAGTATAGAATAATAATGTTGAAAATCCACCTTTCTATATACTTATGTAAAACatagataattaaaatttataataataataataataataataataataataataataataataataataagttcaaGAGAGAAGAACAAACAATAGAAATAGTGACATGCAAGGAACACATCATTAATTAATgctattgaaataaataatatatttgtataatatgaTCAACTTTTTAAATTGCATCGATCTTTAAATTGGTAACGTTACAGGGATGTGCAATATCAAAGTACtcttcatcataaaaaagggcgCTCTTTGTCTGCACCAAAGTTCAAATGCAAACAGTCTTCACAAAATCAATACAAATAACtgttattgaatcacaaaaacAATTCTCCaccattatttaatttttgcatATACATATCACATTACATTTAGATTATAacgaaaacaatgaaaaatcaaatcacaaaaaaggaaaagaaatgaaaaaaaaaatgaataaaaacaaagtgatgcaggaaaaacaaaaaagaaaaaacaaaaagttattaAGAAACAAACGATAACATATGTATGAGGAGAGGGCAttcaaaaagttaaataaaaatggGCAGAAAATTTTTCCATCGGAACACTAACTCATCgcaaaaattatgaattagCCTCGGAGATGTGGTTAGTGGTtgccatatttttttcttccggTAGAAATTGTAATGTCATGTTTTTATCTTATTCTTTTGTGCAATTAAatgcttaatttattttattttgcaagaTAGAGTTTTGAGTGTGGCTTTTTATTATTGATGTGGtggttgattttttatttatatgaatgcTTTGAGTGGTGTAGGAGTGTTAGTGAGCTTAGGCATTTATGGGCCCAAAAATATAAAGTCACAAAGTATGTTGATGAGGGTGGGAATAGAAGAAACCGAGTAGCCGATTAGAAATTTACCAAATACATAGTCCATCCCTTCCTACAAATTCATTTCTAACGTGTAGCCCCCCCT harbors:
- the LOC100815222 gene encoding uncharacterized protein; the encoded protein is MDKEFSTIPVAGRSSDDVSFADTVFGFWDSSNSSNDRDDDDDDDDDDETICTAENGKAFWEEQYQLLKAILCRTSSYETKVRQATKGVLRELNISEMLCICRRAEVAKSCRNCLLREVCDRLLNLGYNCAICKSKWRSSPEIPSGEHTYLEVRNNVSNTKRGAVKVVIELYFRAEFEMARANEEYNKLIKRLPEVFVGKSDRLRALVKIMCSASKKCMKEKKMHIGPWRKHKYMQAKWFSTCEMSTTESLPTIMNSAQQPKSKASMLTFDLLDNIIHGLHCTTVEVV